CCGACGAGCGGGGCGGTACTCAGGGGCGGCGGGCCGTGCGGGCCCCCTGCGACGATCTCGTCGAGGAGGCCTTCTCCGTACGCCGCGTACGCCAGCAGCCAGAGCGTCCACAGGCGTACGGCGGGGACCGTGCGCCCCTCGGCGCGCAGGGGTCCGCGCCGCAGACACAGCGCGAGCGCGACGGTGACGCCGATCACACCCGCGGCCGTGACGGCGATCCGGGCGCCGCCGTCCATCGCCCGGGTCGCGGCGACGGTGAGCGCGCAGACGGCGCCGGGCAGCAGGGTGAGGAGTGCGCGCCCGGCGCCCAGGGGGCGGCGTCCGGCGCGCGCCCGGGCCGCGCGCGCCGGACGGTCGTCGGCCCGCTCCGGCTCCGCTCCCCGCGGCACGCGGGCGTAGAGCTCCTCGGCGAGCGAGAAGACGTCCCGGTGACGGAAGCGGGCGGCGGTCCGGTCGGTGAGGCCGTGGGCTTCGAGCCCCGCGGCGATCTCCAGGGGGTCGACGGCCCGCTCGCACAGGTCCCGGTGGCGGTGCATCAGGGCCTTGACGGGGTCTGCGGGGCCGCGTCGGGGAGCGGGGGCCTTGCGGGGCTTCGCCGGCTCGTCGTCCCGGTCGGCGGGGAGGGCGTCGCCATGGCTGTCCCACAGGCCGGCACCGGCGGTCGGTCCTGGCCGGCCGAGGGCGGAGGCTCCGTCGGAAGGGCCGTCCAGGGGGCCGCTGCCGGTGCCTCCGGTGGCGCCCGGAGGGCTGCCGCCGGACGTGCCCCAGGCGGTCACGGCGCCACGGGTGCTCATGTGCTCGCCCGCCCCCTGGGCGCCCGACGCGCCGCCCGCGCTCTCGGTGATCCGCGATGTGCTCATGCGCGCGCCTCCTTCGGGGTCGCGGCCACGCCGATGAGGCCGTGCATCCGTTCCGGTCCGTCCGCCCAGCGCGGGGTGCCGCTGGGCGAGGCAGTGCCGCCGCCTGTCCAGTGGCCGGGAACATGCGCCTCGGCGGGGTGGGCGAACGGCAGCGGCTCGCCGTCGTCGTCGACGGCTTCACGTTTCACCGGGGAGTGCGAGATCAGCTCCAGGTAAATGCCGCGAAATGCCGTCAGGTTCTGCTCGATCGTGAACAGTTCGAGTGCGCGGGCGCGTGCGGCGGCGCCCAGTCGTTCCCGGCGCTCCGGGTCGCGCAGCAGCGCGAGGCAGGCGTCCGCGAGCGCCCGCGGATTGCGCGGTGGCACGACCAGGCCCGTACCGCCGATGACTTCCACGACCGCGCCGACGTCGGTCGACACCGTGGCGCGTGCGCAGAACATCGCCTCGACAAGGCTGATCGGGAAGCCCTCGACGACGCTGGACAGGACGACCACGCCACCGGACGCATAGGCGTCGGCGAGCTCGGGGGCCTCGGGCCCGCCGATCTCCTCGAACGAGACGGGGTTGTCGCCCACGGCGTGCGCGTCGGCGGCCTCGTCGGGGAAGAGCTGGGCGGCCAGGGCCTGGCAGTGGGCGAGATACGTCGCGGCCTCGGGCCCGTGCACCGGTGCCCCGAACAGCCGCAGCCGCGCCTGCGGCTCCTCCTTGCGCACCTCGGCGAAGGCGTGGAGCAACGCGATGAGGTCCTTGGCGGGCTCGTATCTGCCGACCCACACCAGGGTGTGCTCGTCACCGCCGTCGTCGCCCTCGCCGACCGCGGCGAACCGTTCCGCGTCCATGCCCGGGTACACGGTCCGCAGCTTGGCGCGGTCGGCGCCGCACTTCTCCTGCCAGCGCCGGGCGTGCGTGTTGCCGGGCGTGATGACGGATGCCTGGGCGTACACCTCGGCTGCGAGACGGCCCTGGAAGGCGGCGAGGAGGGCGCGTACGGGTGCGGTCAGCTCGCCCTCGCTCGCGGCCAGGTAGTGCGCGCGCAGCTGAACGCCGTACTCCGTGACCAGCAGCGGAACCCCGAAGAAGCGTTTGGCCAACAGGCCGGGGAGCGCCGCGGATCCGCCGGACGCGGCATGGCAGAGATCGACGGCTCCGAGCCCGTCGGCGCCGTACCAGTCGACGGAGAGGGGGCGCAGGGCGCGCTCCAACT
This window of the Streptomyces sp. SLBN-118 genome carries:
- a CDS encoding DUF3492 domain-containing protein; the encoded protein is MRIGLLTDGGYPYATGESRQWCDRLVHGLAQHEFDIYALSRSAQQEDHGWIRLPAQVQRVRTAPLWAPEDDGHTYGRHERRRFVGHFTELAAAVCGPGEGFADGLYGLSELARERGGLYAALRSELAVRTLESACRAPRAHRTLHAATVPDYLAFADQLERALRPLSVDWYGADGLGAVDLCHAASGGSAALPGLLAKRFFGVPLLVTEYGVQLRAHYLAASEGELTAPVRALLAAFQGRLAAEVYAQASVITPGNTHARRWQEKCGADRAKLRTVYPGMDAERFAAVGEGDDGGDEHTLVWVGRYEPAKDLIALLHAFAEVRKEEPQARLRLFGAPVHGPEAATYLAHCQALAAQLFPDEAADAHAVGDNPVSFEEIGGPEAPELADAYASGGVVVLSSVVEGFPISLVEAMFCARATVSTDVGAVVEVIGGTGLVVPPRNPRALADACLALLRDPERRERLGAAARARALELFTIEQNLTAFRGIYLELISHSPVKREAVDDDGEPLPFAHPAEAHVPGHWTGGGTASPSGTPRWADGPERMHGLIGVAATPKEARA